From Dermochelys coriacea isolate rDerCor1 chromosome 8, rDerCor1.pri.v4, whole genome shotgun sequence, the proteins below share one genomic window:
- the TTC4 gene encoding tetratricopeptide repeat protein 4 isoform X1, with product MEAAAGQAEAEAEGAGPASSLDKLQTQRYTGGFNPESWEQEFDKIPMFMKKSPAEIDPEQNPDLACLQSIIFDEDRSPEEQANTYKNEGNEYFKEKNYKKAVISYTEGLKKKCSDQDLNAVLYTNRAATQFYLGNYRSALSDAIAARKLKPNHLKAIIRGALCHLELKNFPEAMAWCEEGLRIDSKEKKLVEMRAKADRLKRAEQRDVRKAKLKEKKEQSQKEVLLAAIKERNIKLFLEACKEEDEISDGLAEMSLNGLSSDSAMGTKVYLDDNGNLNWPVLFLYPEYGQTDFISAFHEDCRFIDHILVMFAELPPWDSERKYHPSNLELYFEDEAREEMYQLNTENTLLQVLQHQRYFIKAGTPTFLVLVKHSPFSKNYFFGKKVHRLK from the exons GAATTTGACAAGATCCCCATGTTTATGAAGAAATCCCCTGCTGAAATTGATCCTGAACAGAATCCTGATTTGGCATGCCTTCAGTCAATCATTTTTGATGAGGATCGATCTCCTGAAG AGCAAGCAAACACCTATAAGAATGAGGGGAATGAATACTTCAAGGAAAAGAACTACAAGAAAGCTGTAATCTCATATACTGAAGGGttaaaaaagaaatgcagtgaCCAAGATTTGAATGCTGTGCTTTATACCAACCGAGCTGCCACACAGTTTTATCTGG GCAACTACCGTTCTGCTCTCAGTGATGCGATTGCAGCAAGAAAGCTAAAACCCAACCATCTCAAAGCAATAATAAGAG gGGCTTTGTGTCATTTGGAATTAAAGAATTTCCCTGAAGCAATGGCATGGTGTGAGGAGGGTCTGAGAATAGATTCGAAGGAAAAGAAACTTGTGGAAATGAGAGCCAAAGCTGACAGATTAAag CGAGCTGAACAGCGGGATGTAAGGAAAGCAAAACTGAAGGAGAAGAAGGAACAGTCTCAAAAGGAAGTCTTACTTGCTGCTATAAAG GAAAGGAATATCAAGCTGTTTCTAGAGGCCTGTAAGGAGGAAGATGAAATATCAGATGGTCTGGCTGAGATGTCCTTAAATGGACTGAGTTCTGACAGTGCTATGGGCACAAAGGTCTACTTAGATGATAATGGCAATCTAAACTGGCCTGTGCTCTTCCTGTATCCCGAATATGGGCAAACGGATTTCATCTCAGCTTTTCACGAGGACTGCAG ATTTATTGATCATATACTGGTGATGTTTGCTGAGTTACCTCCTTGGGATTCGGAAAGAAAATATCATCCCAGCAACCTAGAG CTTTATTTTGAAGATGAAGCAAGAGAAGAAATGTACCAGCTGAACACAGAAAATACACTGTTACAAGTGCTGCAGCACCAAAG GTACTTCATAAAGGCTGGGACACCTACTTTTTTGGTTTTAGTAAAGCATTCTCCTTTCTCTAAGAATTACTTTTTTGGCAAGAAGGTGCATCGACTAAAATGA
- the TTC4 gene encoding tetratricopeptide repeat protein 4 isoform X2 — protein MRGSCSQIEEFDKIPMFMKKSPAEIDPEQNPDLACLQSIIFDEDRSPEEQANTYKNEGNEYFKEKNYKKAVISYTEGLKKKCSDQDLNAVLYTNRAATQFYLGNYRSALSDAIAARKLKPNHLKAIIRGALCHLELKNFPEAMAWCEEGLRIDSKEKKLVEMRAKADRLKRAEQRDVRKAKLKEKKEQSQKEVLLAAIKERNIKLFLEACKEEDEISDGLAEMSLNGLSSDSAMGTKVYLDDNGNLNWPVLFLYPEYGQTDFISAFHEDCRFIDHILVMFAELPPWDSERKYHPSNLELYFEDEAREEMYQLNTENTLLQVLQHQRYFIKAGTPTFLVLVKHSPFSKNYFFGKKVHRLK, from the exons ATGAGGGGCTCTTGCTCCCAAATTGAG GAATTTGACAAGATCCCCATGTTTATGAAGAAATCCCCTGCTGAAATTGATCCTGAACAGAATCCTGATTTGGCATGCCTTCAGTCAATCATTTTTGATGAGGATCGATCTCCTGAAG AGCAAGCAAACACCTATAAGAATGAGGGGAATGAATACTTCAAGGAAAAGAACTACAAGAAAGCTGTAATCTCATATACTGAAGGGttaaaaaagaaatgcagtgaCCAAGATTTGAATGCTGTGCTTTATACCAACCGAGCTGCCACACAGTTTTATCTGG GCAACTACCGTTCTGCTCTCAGTGATGCGATTGCAGCAAGAAAGCTAAAACCCAACCATCTCAAAGCAATAATAAGAG gGGCTTTGTGTCATTTGGAATTAAAGAATTTCCCTGAAGCAATGGCATGGTGTGAGGAGGGTCTGAGAATAGATTCGAAGGAAAAGAAACTTGTGGAAATGAGAGCCAAAGCTGACAGATTAAag CGAGCTGAACAGCGGGATGTAAGGAAAGCAAAACTGAAGGAGAAGAAGGAACAGTCTCAAAAGGAAGTCTTACTTGCTGCTATAAAG GAAAGGAATATCAAGCTGTTTCTAGAGGCCTGTAAGGAGGAAGATGAAATATCAGATGGTCTGGCTGAGATGTCCTTAAATGGACTGAGTTCTGACAGTGCTATGGGCACAAAGGTCTACTTAGATGATAATGGCAATCTAAACTGGCCTGTGCTCTTCCTGTATCCCGAATATGGGCAAACGGATTTCATCTCAGCTTTTCACGAGGACTGCAG ATTTATTGATCATATACTGGTGATGTTTGCTGAGTTACCTCCTTGGGATTCGGAAAGAAAATATCATCCCAGCAACCTAGAG CTTTATTTTGAAGATGAAGCAAGAGAAGAAATGTACCAGCTGAACACAGAAAATACACTGTTACAAGTGCTGCAGCACCAAAG GTACTTCATAAAGGCTGGGACACCTACTTTTTTGGTTTTAGTAAAGCATTCTCCTTTCTCTAAGAATTACTTTTTTGGCAAGAAGGTGCATCGACTAAAATGA